In one Agathobacter rectalis ATCC 33656 genomic region, the following are encoded:
- a CDS encoding nucleotidyltransferase family protein, producing the protein MKVAGVITEYNPFHNGHKYQLEQIKRQTSADYIVVVMSGDFVQRGEPAIIDKYERTRMALLSGADLVLELPSVFATASAEFFAGGGVSVLKNTGVVDMLCYGVESVDHELTKLVAGVLKNPPSEYSASLARLIQGGMSFPAARSRALCEYFRDTYDSASEKLDAFIASPNNILAIEYEKALMDCDITGFPIQRVGEGYHSTDSTSEFSSATAVRGVISTLIDIDKHNTITNMQLDNSWISTKFSQLIPSACADILVNCILGGHIVFPDDISEMLYYRLLTGKDKGFAQYADCTKELSAKIVKNIYKYEGFTQFCNLLKSKNLTYTRISRVLTHILLGIENNDFNICMNNPYLRILGFKKSSGELMHLLKKRASVPIITKVADAPYELISKDIFAADLYGRLCHSQQNEFTHGVVII; encoded by the coding sequence ATGAAGGTTGCAGGTGTGATTACCGAATACAATCCATTCCACAATGGGCACAAATATCAGCTGGAGCAGATTAAAAGGCAGACATCTGCTGATTATATCGTCGTAGTAATGAGCGGTGATTTCGTGCAAAGAGGTGAGCCTGCCATCATTGACAAATACGAGCGCACACGCATGGCTCTTTTGAGCGGTGCCGACCTGGTGCTTGAACTTCCATCGGTCTTTGCCACTGCTTCTGCCGAGTTTTTTGCCGGTGGCGGAGTCAGTGTACTCAAAAACACAGGTGTGGTGGACATGCTGTGCTATGGTGTGGAGTCTGTGGACCATGAGCTTACAAAGCTTGTTGCTGGCGTGCTTAAGAATCCGCCTTCTGAGTATTCCGCCTCTCTTGCCAGGCTGATTCAGGGCGGGATGAGCTTTCCTGCGGCCAGGAGCAGAGCGCTATGTGAATATTTTCGAGATACCTATGACAGCGCTTCCGAGAAATTAGATGCTTTCATAGCTTCACCCAATAATATTCTGGCCATTGAGTATGAGAAGGCTTTGATGGACTGTGATATTACAGGATTTCCTATTCAGCGCGTCGGTGAAGGATATCACAGCACTGATTCGACAAGTGAGTTTTCTTCCGCTACAGCTGTGCGCGGGGTGATTTCGACCTTAATTGATATAGACAAACACAACACTATTACTAATATGCAGCTTGATAATTCATGGATTTCCACAAAGTTCAGTCAGCTAATACCATCAGCCTGCGCCGATATTCTTGTCAATTGTATTTTAGGCGGTCATATTGTATTTCCGGATGATATTTCTGAAATGCTTTACTATCGCCTGCTGACCGGGAAGGATAAAGGCTTTGCGCAGTATGCAGACTGTACAAAGGAGCTTTCTGCAAAGATAGTTAAAAATATTTATAAATATGAAGGTTTTACGCAGTTTTGTAACTTACTGAAGAGTAAAAATCTGACTTATACGCGTATTTCGAGGGTCCTCACGCATATTTTACTTGGTATTGAGAATAATGATTTTAACATATGTATGAATAATCCTTATCTGCGCATACTCGGTTTCAAAAAATCATCAGGAGAGCTTATGCATCTCCTCAAAAAAAGAGCATCAGTGCCTATTATTACAAAAGTCGCTGATGCTCCGTACGAGCTTATTTCCAAGGATATTTTTGCTGCTGATTTGTATGGCAGGCTGTGTCATTCACAGCAAAATGAGTTTACACATGGGGTTGTAATTATTTAA
- a CDS encoding acetate kinase, whose protein sequence is MNVLVINCGSSSLKYQLINSDSEEVLAKGLCERIGIDGRLVYQKEGLDKEITEAPMPTHKEAIQMVLDALVNPKTGAVKSLAEIDAVGHRVVHGGEKFSDSVVITEEVIAQVEECNDLAPLHNPANIIGIRACQALMPNVPMVGVFDTAFHQTMPEKAYLYGLPYEYYEKYKVRRYGFHGTSHSFVSKEAASYLGMDLNNSKIIVAHLGNGASVSAVLNGKCVDTSMGLTPLEGLVMGTRSGDIDPSIMEFIAKKENLDIDGVMNVLNKKSGVAGMSGVSSDFRDLEAAYNEGNERAIAAVEVFSYRVAKYIGAYAAAMNGVDAIAFTAGIGENTSFVREKIMAYLGYLGIKIDRVTNDKTRGVEALISTADSSVKVCVIPTNEELAICRETVKLVG, encoded by the coding sequence ATGAATGTATTAGTAATTAATTGCGGTAGTTCATCACTGAAATACCAGCTCATCAATTCAGATTCAGAGGAGGTACTTGCAAAAGGACTCTGCGAGAGAATCGGAATCGATGGCAGACTCGTATATCAGAAAGAGGGTCTTGATAAGGAAATCACAGAGGCACCTATGCCAACACATAAAGAGGCCATCCAGATGGTACTCGATGCACTTGTAAATCCAAAGACAGGCGCAGTAAAATCACTTGCAGAGATCGATGCAGTAGGACATCGTGTAGTGCACGGCGGAGAAAAATTCTCAGACTCAGTAGTCATCACAGAGGAAGTAATCGCACAGGTAGAGGAGTGCAACGACCTTGCACCTCTTCACAACCCTGCAAATATTATCGGAATCAGAGCATGCCAGGCACTTATGCCAAATGTACCAATGGTAGGAGTATTTGATACAGCCTTCCATCAGACAATGCCTGAGAAAGCATATCTCTACGGCCTTCCATATGAGTACTATGAGAAGTACAAGGTAAGAAGATACGGCTTCCACGGCACAAGCCACAGCTTCGTATCAAAGGAGGCAGCAAGCTACCTTGGAATGGACTTAAACAACTCAAAGATTATCGTAGCACACCTTGGAAACGGAGCTTCAGTCAGCGCAGTATTAAACGGTAAATGCGTAGATACATCAATGGGACTTACACCACTTGAGGGACTCGTAATGGGAACACGTTCAGGTGATATCGACCCATCAATCATGGAGTTCATTGCAAAGAAAGAAAACCTTGACATCGATGGTGTGATGAATGTGCTCAACAAGAAGTCAGGAGTAGCCGGCATGTCAGGAGTATCAAGCGACTTCAGAGATCTTGAGGCAGCCTACAATGAGGGCAACGAGCGTGCTATTGCAGCAGTAGAAGTATTCAGCTACAGGGTAGCAAAATACATCGGAGCATATGCAGCAGCAATGAACGGAGTAGATGCTATCGCATTCACAGCAGGAATCGGTGAGAACACAAGCTTTGTAAGAGAAAAAATCATGGCATATTTAGGTTACCTGGGCATAAAGATCGACCGTGTAACAAACGACAAGACACGCGGCGTGGAGGCACTTATCTCAACAGCAGACTCAAGCGTAAAGGTATGCGTCATCCCTACAAACGAGGAGCTTGCAATCTGCCGCGAGACAGTAAAGCTTGTTGGCTAA
- a CDS encoding YceD family protein — MIDISTIVKSINKETTIETELTLTSFESRLGDYPILKKQPISLHISNVENAAVHITGTVDIDIAIPCSRCLEEVPTNMHFDIDKTLKITDGALVDEEMEETDYLIGFELDVDKLVYAEILVNWPMRVLCKDDCKGICKVCGMNLNKGTCSCDSFVPDPRMAAFQDIFNKFKEV; from the coding sequence ATGATTGATATATCAACCATTGTAAAATCTATCAATAAAGAGACAACAATTGAGACAGAGCTTACGCTCACATCATTTGAGTCGCGTTTAGGAGATTATCCTATTCTGAAAAAGCAGCCGATATCACTTCATATCTCAAACGTGGAGAATGCAGCAGTGCACATCACGGGAACAGTAGATATAGACATAGCGATACCGTGCAGCCGATGCTTGGAAGAAGTTCCAACAAACATGCATTTTGACATTGACAAGACTCTGAAAATCACAGACGGAGCATTAGTCGATGAAGAGATGGAGGAAACTGACTACCTGATTGGGTTTGAACTCGATGTAGATAAACTTGTCTACGCCGAAATTCTGGTGAACTGGCCAATGAGAGTTCTGTGCAAAGACGATTGCAAAGGTATTTGTAAAGTCTGCGGGATGAACTTGAATAAAGGCACCTGCAGTTGCGATAGTTTTGTACCGGATCCAAGAATGGCAGCGTTCCAGGATATATTTAACAAGTTTAAGGAGGTGTAA
- the rpmF gene encoding 50S ribosomal protein L32 → MSICPKNKSSKGRRDKRRANWKMSAPTLVKCSKCGELMMPHRVCKNCGSYNKKEIIPQD, encoded by the coding sequence ATGTCAATTTGTCCAAAGAATAAATCTTCTAAGGGAAGAAGAGATAAGAGAAGAGCAAACTGGAAAATGTCTGCTCCTACTTTAGTAAAATGCAGCAAATGTGGAGAGCTTATGATGCCACACAGAGTTTGCAAGAACTGCGGATCATACAACAAAAAAGAAATCATTCCTCAGGACTAA
- a CDS encoding Lar family restriction alleviation protein, translating into MNNIDDLVEIYECPLCGGAGILEEDCGSSYYVTCLECGCHSVNIDFKSDDDRLDAAKRTADLWNCGKVISMSPGE; encoded by the coding sequence ATGAATAATATAGACGATTTAGTTGAAATCTATGAGTGCCCGCTCTGTGGCGGTGCCGGGATTCTCGAGGAGGACTGCGGCAGCTCATATTATGTGACATGCCTTGAGTGCGGATGCCACTCAGTAAATATTGATTTCAAGTCAGACGATGACAGACTTGATGCAGCAAAGCGCACTGCTGATTTATGGAACTGTGGCAAGGTTATTTCAATGAGTCCGGGAGAATGA
- the plsX gene encoding phosphate acyltransferase PlsX gives MQSTTRVALDAMGGDNAPAEVVKGAVDAVNKRNDIKIFLVGQKVPVERELSLYTYPKEQIEIVDAPEVIEMAEPPVMAIRRKKQSSIVVGMNMVKNKEADAFVSAGSSGAVLVGGQVIVGRIKGIQRPPLAPLIPTERGVSLLIDCGANVDARAEHLVQFAKMGSIYMEHVVGVKNPKVALVNIGAEEEKGNALVKETMPLLRECTDINFVGSIEARDIPKGDADVIVCEAFTGNVILKLYEGLSSTLIGVIKKGLMSTLKSKIGAALALPALKNTLKSFDATEYGGAPLLGLNGLVVKTHGSSKAKEITNSVFQCVTFKEKEINDKIKEYIINKPAD, from the coding sequence ATGCAAAGTACAACAAGGGTCGCACTCGATGCAATGGGTGGCGACAATGCACCCGCAGAGGTAGTAAAGGGTGCGGTAGATGCGGTTAACAAAAGAAATGATATAAAGATATTTCTTGTAGGACAGAAGGTACCGGTAGAGAGGGAGCTTTCTTTGTATACATATCCTAAGGAGCAGATAGAGATAGTAGATGCGCCTGAGGTTATAGAGATGGCAGAGCCACCGGTTATGGCAATCAGACGAAAGAAGCAGTCATCAATCGTTGTTGGCATGAATATGGTCAAGAATAAAGAGGCTGATGCATTTGTTTCGGCAGGAAGCTCAGGTGCTGTACTTGTCGGAGGACAGGTCATAGTTGGCAGGATAAAGGGCATACAAAGGCCGCCTTTGGCACCGCTTATTCCGACTGAGAGGGGCGTATCTCTGCTCATAGACTGTGGAGCCAATGTGGATGCCAGAGCTGAGCATCTGGTACAGTTTGCCAAGATGGGCTCTATCTATATGGAGCATGTTGTCGGCGTGAAGAATCCAAAGGTTGCACTGGTCAATATCGGTGCAGAGGAGGAGAAAGGTAATGCCCTGGTAAAGGAGACCATGCCGCTTCTTCGAGAGTGCACAGATATCAATTTTGTCGGAAGCATTGAGGCAAGGGATATTCCAAAGGGAGATGCCGATGTTATAGTCTGCGAGGCTTTCACAGGCAATGTCATATTAAAGCTCTACGAGGGCCTTAGCTCCACACTTATCGGAGTCATAAAGAAGGGTCTCATGAGCACACTAAAGAGCAAGATAGGAGCTGCACTTGCACTTCCGGCTCTTAAGAATACGCTAAAGTCATTTGATGCGACCGAGTACGGCGGAGCACCGCTTTTAGGATTGAATGGTCTTGTGGTAAAGACCCACGGCAGCTCCAAGGCAAAGGAAATCACTAACTCTGTTTTCCAATGTGTTACATTTAAGGAAAAAGAGATTAATGATAAAATTAAAGAATATATTATTAATAAGCCGGCTGATTAG
- the acpP gene encoding acyl carrier protein, with protein MEFEKLRDIIVEVLNVDETEVTMESTFIDDLGADSLDVFQIIMGIEEEFDIEIPNEEAEKIVTVGDAVEQIKKAVSEQ; from the coding sequence ATGGAATTTGAGAAGCTTAGAGACATTATTGTCGAGGTACTTAATGTGGACGAGACCGAGGTTACTATGGAGTCAACCTTCATTGATGATCTTGGCGCTGACTCTCTGGATGTATTCCAGATTATCATGGGTATCGAGGAAGAGTTCGATATCGAGATTCCTAATGAGGAAGCAGAGAAAATCGTCACTGTAGGCGATGCTGTTGAGCAGATTAAAAAAGCTGTAAGCGAGCAGTAG
- the rnc gene encoding ribonuclease III: MADLNEFQSKIGYTFKNRHLLEQALTHSSYANEKHMKKHSDNERLEFLGDAVLEIVSSEFLFINYPQKPEGELTKLRASIVCEPTLALCTKPLDLGKYLRLGRGEDHTGGRKRKSILSDALEAVIGAIYLDGGFTNAKEFVLRFIMTDIENKQLFYDSKTILQELIQGRHEQLSYELIDESGPDHDKQFTVAVLVDGERVSEGEGHTKKAAEQQAAYQALLLYRNRE, from the coding sequence ATGGCAGATTTAAATGAATTTCAAAGCAAAATAGGCTATACGTTCAAGAACCGACATCTGCTTGAGCAGGCGCTGACACACAGCTCGTATGCCAATGAAAAGCACATGAAAAAGCATTCTGATAACGAACGTCTGGAGTTTTTGGGCGATGCTGTTTTGGAAATAGTTTCAAGTGAGTTTTTGTTTATCAATTATCCGCAAAAGCCTGAGGGTGAGCTTACCAAGCTGCGCGCAAGCATTGTTTGTGAGCCGACTCTTGCACTTTGTACAAAGCCACTTGACCTTGGAAAGTACTTACGTCTTGGCAGGGGCGAGGATCATACAGGAGGAAGAAAGAGAAAATCGATTCTTTCTGATGCACTTGAGGCAGTGATTGGAGCAATTTATTTAGATGGTGGTTTTACTAATGCAAAGGAGTTTGTGCTTAGGTTTATCATGACTGATATTGAGAATAAGCAGCTCTTTTATGATAGCAAGACTATCCTTCAGGAGCTTATACAGGGCAGACACGAGCAGCTTTCTTATGAACTTATTGATGAGAGCGGTCCGGACCATGACAAGCAGTTTACAGTTGCGGTGCTTGTGGACGGCGAGCGTGTCAGCGAGGGAGAAGGCCACACAAAGAAGGCGGCGGAGCAGCAGGCTGCATATCAGGCACTTCTTTTGTACAGAAACAGGGAATAG
- the smc gene encoding chromosome segregation protein SMC: MYLKSLEVQGFKSFANKIVFEFHNGITGIVGPNGSGKSNVADAVRWVLGEQSAKQLRGASMQDVIFAGTENRKPLGYAYVAITLDNSDHSLAIDFNEVTVARRVYRSGESEYLINGNPCRLKEVSELFYDTGIGKEGYSIIGQGQIDRILSGKPEERRELFDEAAGIVKFKKRKLTAQKKLDNERENLVRVNDILTELERQVGPLQRQSEKAHTYLKKREELKNYDVNMFLLESARIETELKSADEKYTIADDELKETNATYESIKAEYERLGNDMQQMDERIESLRESITSTSSTRQKLENQIELLKEQIHTAEMTDEHLQSRLLAIEKEKAQRLKSRKEYDDKKAALEADIEQMKQNELLAVNEHEAVLAEVNRCNDGLEKGKNELIALLQERGSIQSRQQRFATMLEQINIRKAELTKRLLDRKTREAGLDDILDEANKKLNAVNEEIAGLKEKESALLAKAREWRDKSRENARLMEDASTEYHKSVSRLESLKNIAERYDGYGNSIKRVMEQKAKNPGLLGVVSDLIQVDKRYEIAIETALSGNIQNIVTEDEATAKKMIGFLKANHFGRATFLPLTSVRANRNTKNEAALGEKGVLGIANKLVKCDPKFDEVVAYLLGRVIVVDTIDNAIALAKKNHYSLHIVTVEGEYLAPGGSMSGGAFKNSSNLLARNREIEELEKRVDQTKTKLKELRARKDDIATAIALGEEDIAATKTLLQEKYIEQNTAQISVDRADQQKKESANVYEDLRTENAEIEKQLEEIDQGKKDIAAQLEASKQREEQLEKENSSYSEILEKQGVLEQEASHKAAAISLELANITKTAEFAIENINRINSEIEKFDEQKESLVEGAAAAKDDIKKKQADIDAITQTILASKDNNSKLDEELRESLTKKEKMSEDYRGFFAKQEEVSKKQADLDKELFRLNSQREKLKEASETQTNYMWDEYELTPHAAAELRNDAYDDLPSLKKLIAGIKDEIRRLGDVNVNAIEEYREISTRYEFLKGQHDDLIEAEKTLVGIIDELDSGMRKQFTEKFAEIQREFDKSFKQLFGGGHGSLELVEDEDILECGIRIVAQPPGKKLQNMMQMSGGEKALTAIALLFAIQALKPSPFCLLDEIEAALDDSNVSRYANYLNKLTKNTQFIVITHRRGTMAAADRLYGITMQEKGVSTLVSVNLIENDLTQ; encoded by the coding sequence ATGTATTTAAAGAGTTTGGAAGTACAGGGCTTTAAGTCCTTTGCCAACAAAATTGTTTTTGAGTTCCACAACGGCATCACAGGTATTGTAGGGCCAAACGGCAGTGGAAAGAGTAATGTCGCCGATGCGGTCAGATGGGTGCTCGGTGAGCAGAGCGCAAAGCAGCTTCGTGGTGCCAGCATGCAGGATGTTATTTTTGCAGGTACAGAGAACAGGAAGCCGCTTGGATACGCGTATGTTGCAATCACACTTGACAATTCAGATCATTCGCTTGCGATTGATTTCAATGAGGTTACGGTTGCCAGACGTGTTTACCGCTCAGGGGAGAGTGAGTATCTAATCAATGGCAATCCGTGCAGACTCAAGGAGGTTTCGGAGCTTTTCTATGATACCGGTATCGGTAAAGAGGGCTATTCCATCATTGGACAGGGCCAGATTGACAGGATTTTAAGTGGAAAGCCGGAGGAGAGGCGAGAGCTGTTTGATGAGGCTGCCGGCATTGTGAAGTTTAAAAAGAGAAAGCTTACAGCACAAAAGAAGCTCGATAATGAGCGAGAGAACCTTGTGCGTGTCAATGATATCCTGACAGAGCTTGAGAGACAGGTAGGTCCGTTACAGAGACAGTCCGAGAAGGCTCATACATATCTTAAAAAGAGAGAAGAACTGAAGAACTACGATGTCAACATGTTTTTGCTTGAATCAGCGCGCATTGAGACCGAGCTTAAGTCAGCTGATGAGAAATACACTATTGCTGATGACGAGCTAAAGGAGACCAACGCCACATACGAGAGCATCAAGGCAGAGTATGAGAGGCTTGGGAACGATATGCAGCAGATGGATGAGCGTATCGAGTCTCTTCGTGAGAGCATCACAAGCACTTCATCCACCAGACAGAAGCTTGAGAATCAGATAGAGCTTTTAAAGGAGCAGATTCACACGGCCGAAATGACGGATGAGCATTTGCAGTCGCGGCTTTTAGCTATCGAAAAGGAAAAGGCGCAGCGTCTTAAAAGCAGGAAAGAGTATGATGACAAAAAGGCTGCACTGGAAGCTGATATAGAGCAGATGAAGCAGAACGAGCTTCTTGCGGTAAACGAGCATGAGGCTGTACTTGCAGAGGTCAACCGTTGCAATGACGGACTGGAAAAGGGCAAGAATGAGCTTATCGCCCTGCTTCAGGAGCGAGGCAGTATCCAGTCAAGGCAGCAGCGTTTTGCCACTATGCTTGAGCAGATTAATATCAGAAAGGCAGAGCTTACCAAGCGTCTTTTAGATAGAAAGACAAGGGAAGCAGGGCTTGATGATATATTGGATGAGGCTAATAAGAAGCTTAATGCTGTCAATGAAGAGATAGCCGGTTTAAAGGAAAAGGAGTCGGCTCTTTTGGCAAAGGCCAGGGAGTGGAGAGATAAGTCTAGAGAGAATGCCCGCCTGATGGAGGATGCTTCCACAGAGTATCATAAGTCTGTTTCCAGGCTTGAGTCACTTAAAAACATTGCCGAGCGCTATGATGGCTATGGTAACAGCATCAAGCGTGTTATGGAGCAGAAGGCTAAAAATCCGGGCCTTCTCGGAGTAGTTTCAGATCTTATCCAGGTGGATAAGCGCTATGAGATAGCGATAGAGACAGCCTTAAGCGGCAATATCCAGAATATCGTCACTGAGGATGAGGCTACAGCCAAAAAGATGATTGGCTTTTTGAAGGCCAATCATTTTGGTCGGGCTACGTTTTTACCTCTTACAAGTGTGCGTGCAAACAGAAATACTAAAAATGAGGCGGCACTCGGCGAAAAGGGTGTGCTTGGCATTGCAAATAAGCTGGTGAAGTGTGATCCGAAGTTTGATGAGGTTGTTGCATACCTGCTTGGCAGAGTGATTGTGGTGGACACAATTGACAATGCCATTGCGCTTGCAAAGAAAAATCACTATTCACTCCATATCGTGACTGTCGAGGGCGAGTATCTGGCACCGGGAGGCTCTATGTCCGGTGGTGCGTTTAAAAATTCATCCAATCTGCTTGCGAGAAATCGTGAGATTGAGGAGCTTGAAAAGAGAGTTGATCAGACTAAGACAAAGCTTAAAGAGCTTAGAGCCAGAAAGGATGATATTGCGACTGCTATTGCGCTTGGCGAGGAGGATATAGCAGCCACAAAGACCTTGCTGCAGGAGAAGTATATTGAGCAGAACACAGCACAGATTTCTGTTGACAGGGCAGACCAGCAAAAGAAGGAGAGTGCGAATGTCTACGAGGATCTGCGCACAGAAAATGCCGAGATTGAAAAACAGCTCGAAGAGATAGATCAGGGCAAGAAGGATATTGCAGCGCAGCTTGAGGCATCAAAGCAGCGTGAGGAGCAGCTTGAGAAGGAAAACAGCTCATACAGTGAGATACTTGAAAAGCAGGGAGTACTTGAGCAGGAGGCTTCACACAAGGCCGCTGCCATTTCACTTGAGCTTGCAAATATTACAAAGACGGCAGAGTTTGCTATAGAAAATATCAATCGTATCAATTCAGAGATAGAGAAATTTGATGAGCAGAAGGAAAGTCTTGTGGAAGGGGCAGCTGCTGCAAAGGATGATATTAAAAAGAAGCAGGCTGATATTGATGCAATCACACAGACCATTCTGGCATCAAAGGACAACAATTCTAAGCTTGACGAGGAGCTTAGGGAGAGCCTTACAAAAAAGGAAAAGATGTCTGAGGATTACAGAGGCTTTTTTGCAAAGCAGGAGGAAGTTTCAAAGAAACAGGCTGATCTGGATAAGGAGCTTTTCAGACTGAACAGCCAGAGAGAGAAGCTTAAGGAGGCTTCAGAGACGCAGACTAACTACATGTGGGATGAGTATGAGCTTACTCCGCATGCGGCAGCAGAGCTTAGAAATGATGCATACGATGATCTGCCTTCATTAAAGAAGCTGATTGCAGGCATAAAGGACGAAATCAGACGTCTCGGCGATGTAAATGTCAATGCTATCGAGGAATACAGGGAGATTTCAACGCGTTATGAGTTCTTAAAGGGACAGCATGATGACCTTATCGAGGCTGAAAAGACTCTGGTTGGCATCATTGATGAGCTTGACAGTGGTATGAGAAAGCAGTTTACAGAGAAGTTTGCCGAGATTCAGAGAGAGTTTGACAAGTCCTTTAAGCAGCTTTTTGGTGGTGGACATGGTTCCCTGGAGCTTGTGGAGGATGAGGATATACTTGAGTGCGGCATAAGAATCGTCGCACAGCCGCCCGGAAAGAAGCTTCAGAATATGATGCAGATGTCCGGTGGAGAAAAGGCGCTCACCGCTATTGCACTTTTGTTTGCCATTCAGGCACTTAAGCCATCACCGTTTTGTCTGCTTGATGAGATTGAGGCGGCGCTTGATGATTCAAACGTTTCGCGCTATGCAAATTATCTGAACAAGCTTACAAAGAACACACAGTTTATCGTTATCACACACAGACGTGGTACAATGGCGGCTGCGGACAGACTATATGGTATCACGATGCAGGAAAAGGGTGTTTCCACACTCGTTTCAGTGAATCTAATAGAGAATGATCTGACACAGTAA
- the ftsY gene encoding signal recognition particle-docking protein FtsY — MEEKEKKPGFFKRLVSGLTKTRDNIVSGIDSLFSGFSHIDDDFYEELEEILIMGDLGVRATESIIEDLQRKVKEQHIKEPAECKELLIESIKEQMKVEETAYRFENEKSVVLVIGVNGVGKTTTVGKLAGKLKEQGKKVVIAGADTFRAAAGDQLKEWANRAGVDMIGGAEGADPGAVVYDAVAASKARNADVLLVDTAGRLHNKKNLMNELGKINKILESEYPDAYRETLVVLDATTGQNALVQAREFSDVAKISGIVLTKMDGTAKGGIAVAIQSELSVPVKYIGVGETIDDLQKFDSDEFVNALFDTKTE; from the coding sequence ATGGAAGAAAAAGAAAAGAAGCCGGGCTTTTTTAAGAGGCTCGTTTCAGGACTGACAAAGACCAGAGACAATATTGTTTCAGGCATAGATTCACTTTTCAGTGGATTTTCACATATAGATGATGATTTTTATGAGGAGCTTGAGGAAATTCTCATCATGGGAGATCTCGGGGTGAGAGCTACAGAGAGTATCATCGAGGATCTGCAGAGGAAGGTGAAGGAGCAGCACATCAAGGAGCCGGCAGAGTGTAAGGAACTCTTGATTGAGAGCATCAAGGAGCAGATGAAGGTGGAGGAGACAGCCTACAGATTTGAAAATGAAAAATCTGTTGTGCTTGTAATCGGTGTCAACGGAGTAGGAAAGACTACCACTGTCGGAAAGCTTGCAGGAAAGCTTAAGGAACAGGGCAAGAAGGTAGTTATTGCAGGTGCTGATACCTTCAGGGCGGCAGCAGGCGACCAGCTGAAGGAATGGGCAAACCGCGCCGGAGTTGATATGATTGGCGGTGCCGAGGGTGCTGACCCGGGAGCTGTTGTATATGATGCAGTTGCAGCTTCTAAGGCCAGAAACGCAGATGTGCTTCTCGTGGATACAGCCGGAAGACTCCACAACAAAAAGAATCTGATGAATGAGCTCGGAAAGATTAATAAAATCCTGGAGAGTGAGTATCCGGATGCGTACAGAGAGACGCTCGTCGTGCTTGATGCGACCACAGGCCAGAATGCACTGGTTCAGGCGAGAGAGTTTTCTGATGTGGCAAAGATTTCGGGCATCGTGCTTACTAAGATGGATGGTACGGCAAAGGGCGGTATCGCTGTAGCGATACAGTCGGAGCTTTCAGTGCCGGTCAAGTATATCGGAGTCGGTGAGACTATCGATGATTTGCAGAAATTTGATTCGGACGAGTTCGTGAATGCATTGTTTGATACTAAAACGGAATAA